GTGCTTGCTTGTGTCCCGTGGTGAAACCCAATGTGtctgggctctgtccctgagCACCCAGCCTGTGGTAGAAGCATCACAGATCCCCCTGGCATGGCTTCGGATGGTCTCACAtcaccctgagctcagctgagCTCTTCCCAGAGGGCCTGTTAATGATTAATGCAATCAAATCCTACTTGGCTCCTGCCCTTGTTCTGTGGCCCATAGCAGTCTTTGGAACTGAGGACCAAATGTGCCCCTAGGCCAGGCTGCTtcagcatccccagcccctgctgacAGCTCCCTGCATTTCCTTTCTCCACCCCCGCTGGATTCCAAAGTGTGCTTAGACCCACATTTCCCTGTGTCCCTTCCTGCCCCAGGTCAGTGTCCCGGAGACACCCAGGCACCCTCGTTCCCCAGAGCCACTTCTGTCCCCATGTGTCCCCTCCTTGCTGCTTGCTTTGACAAAGGCTTATCTCAGCCCAGCAGAGGATGGCTGCCACCTGCTGAGAGCTGTGTCTCCCACCCCTGCCTTGCAGGATTGGGCCCTCCCCTTCCTATGCTCCCCAGGGCAACCAGAACTCTGGGGAtcatttcccagctctgccactggcTTATCGCTTTGCCACAGttcctcagtttccctttgGAGACACTGTGATGAGTGGATTGCAGACATCTTGGCTGTCTCCCTGCCAAGATGTCGGGTGTCCCTGACAGCCCCTGGGTGCTCTCCCggtcccttccctctgcaggaCAGTGCCTGCCGTGGTCTTCTGGCAGTGGGTGAACCAGTCATTCAATGCCTTTGTCAACTACACCAACCGCAACGCTGCCTCCCCCATCTCTCTGAGGTGAGCAGGCCCCACGGGATGGAGTGTGTCCATTTGATGCACCCCTGGATGCCCTGGAAAGACCCCCTATGCCATGTCTTCGGCATagaaggagcagggctgagtcAGAGTTGGTGATTCTGTTGTCTCCCTTCTTTGAAATCGCTGTCCAGGCAAATCGGGGTGGCTTATGTCACGGCCACTGGTGCAGCCCTTGCCACTGCAGTGGGACTCAACCTCTACACCAAGGTATGCCAGGCCAGGGCCAGGTGGGGCAGCTGGGCAcgtcctgctctcctggctgaTGCCAGCCTGTTTCTCACAGCGAGCTTCCCCCTTGGTGGCCCGCTGGGTCCCCTTTGCAGCTGTGGCCGCTGCCAACTGTGTCAATATCCCAATGATGCGGCAACAGTAAGTGCCACGCGTGGCTGGGGTGCTTGAGGAACCCAGCTCCCTCCAAAGGCAAGCTGGTGGCAGCCAGGCTCCTGGGCTGCCCGGCCTCCCTGTCCTGGATTCCCATCCTGGGACCTGAAGGGAGGTGAACTGCGGTCTGTGCATTTGCAGTGCTGGGTCTGTGGTGGAGGGTGCTGGGTGGGATGGCTCAGCCTCCACCTAGGGCAGGAGGGGGATTTTTGGCTGAGGGATTGCTATTCTGGGATCTGTACTGGAAAATCCCTCAGACCCAAAGATCTCTTGCATGTCATGGGAGAACCCCAGTCCACGATATCCTGAtgctgggacaccccagctAGAGTCCTTGTGGTGACCTGTGTCTGCTGCTCGGGGATCCCCACAAGTCACGGCACCAGGAGCGCAGGTGCTCTGTGAGGGACTGTCCCCTGGCTCAGCTGCTGATCCCAGTCAGTGTCTGTCCCTAGCACGGCCAGATCCTCCTCACAGCTGTGCCCTGAAGATGGCAGCATCGGCTGGGCTGGGGATCGCGGTGCCCCGGGGTGCTggagccctgtgccctgggggCATCCGGGGCTGCTGTGCATGGAGGACTCCTCTGGCACCCCGCACCCCGCTGCTGTGTCCTCATGCTTTCCTGGCCACCCACTCACCCGTCCTCCACTCACTGCTGTCTGTCCCCTTCAGGGAGATCATCAACGGGATCACAGTGACAGATGAGAACAACAATGAGCTCGGCCGCTCCAGGGTCAGTCTGGGGATGGGGAAGCGGGTTGGGGCACGGCACTGCCAGGGCTCACCTGCTGATTTTGCTTGCAGAGAGCGGCAGTGAAAGGCATCGCGCAGGTTGTGCTCTCCAGGATCACCATGGCAGCGCCGGGCATGAGTGAGTGTGGGGCAGGAGGGTGCGCAGCTGAACTGGGGTCTCTCCAGGACCCACCACCTTGCCCTCCCTTGCTTCAGTTTCCCTCATGAAGAAGAGGGAGGGTGGCCCTGCGTCCCAGATGGCGTTTGCTCTCCTCATCCAGCCATTCCCATCAGAGCCCCCCAAGCCCCCTTCATGCCAAACCACAGCCCGGGAGACAGGAGGTGCTCCTATGGCAGTTTGGCCCCACAAGGATGCATCCCATGCTCTCTAGCCCTAGGCCCTCACCCTGCAGTCTGGcacctcctctgctcctgagaCCCTTGACATGCTTCAAGGCAGAAGGACAGGAGCACGAGGAGCACAGACCATGCTGCCTGGGTGATGCCTGTGTGGGGGTCTTGTGTCAGGTCCTTGCTGTCATCAAACACTCAGTAGCTCCCAGCATAAATAGCTGCTGCCATGGCCTCCAGGTGGATGGTCCTGCTGGGACAGTCATTGCAGGCTGGCTAGCAGGATAGCTGTTCTGGGCTGATCTTTGCTCTCTGTACCTAGTTATTTTGCCCATCATCATGGAGCGGCTGGAGAAGTTCCCCTTTATGCAGGTGAGTGCATGTTTCTCCTGCCAGTTGGTTCTCTGGTGCCCCAGCTGTGATTCCCAGCTGCTTGGGGATCAAATGGGGAGTTTTGGAGCCCAGCTTGCTTTGCTCCCTATTTCAGTCATTGATACACCAATGGCCTCTCAAGTGACATGAGGGAAGGCTATGGGAGGGTTTGCAGGGTTTGTGGTGCATCCCAGAGGTGTTGGGCATTCAGCACTATTGAGGGGAGAAGTCTGCCCACCCTGTGAGTGGGTCTTGTGGTGAGGCCAGGGACTCATTCCTGGCTCTTCTCTTGCAGCGGATCCGGGTTCTCCATgggcctctgcaggtgctgctctgcGGGGGCTTGTAAGTATCTCACTGCTCAGTCGCCTGTGAGTGCCTGGAGTGTGGCTCCAAAGAGATGCTTGAAAAAACACCTCTTTCCCAGAAGGGATTGCAAAACTGCTTACCTTTCAGCTTGGGCTTTCCCCAGTTATTGGGAGTCATGGGGTGTGCGCAGCACCTCTTGGACTGAAATCCCTGTGGCTGGAAGGCAAACAAGCTGGGATCCCCAAGACTAatgctctgcttttctctgtcccACAGCCTCCTGTTCATGGTGCCAGCAGCCTGCGCCCTCTTCCCCCAGCGATGGTACTTGTTTCACTGCTTCTCCCCCTGCATGGGATCTCGGgagccttcctcctcccatagttcttctctgcccattcCAGGAGAAGCATGATGGGCACCCACCCTTCAGCCCAAGGCAGTGCCTGCCTGTGCACActggtgcccagggcagcagaagaGCACGTGgctcccctgtgctgggagcaacGGGACATCCAACTCCATTGGCAGCTCTCTGCCTTCCAGCACTGGGAGGGAAGGGTGGTGGGTCTTGTCATGAGCCTGCAAGATCCCAGGGACTGCAAGATGACCTCAGATCcagtggggagggagggtggcCTGACTGGTGGTTGGGGAGGAGGATCATGGCTCTTAGTGTGTATCCCCctctctccacagctcccttGCACTGGCTGACCTTGAGGTGGAGCTGCGTGACAGTATCATGGCCAAGCATGGGGACAAAGTGCCATACGTCTATTTTAACAAAGGACTGTGAATGGAGACTACCTCAAGAGCCATCGCACCCCTCTGGCCTCCTGCCACCACCAATCCCATGTCCCCTGAGCAGGGTcagaggcacagcccagcacagtcCAGCCCAGATCTGCTCCCCCACCCAGCAccttctctgctgccttcttCCACTGTAGAATCAGGATCTGACTCTGTATGTCCAGCTGGTGGCACTTTGGCTTGTCCTCAGCCTTCCCATGTCCCTTCTGCCCAGAGGGATGCTTGCACTTCCTATGCCTTCCTTTGGCCCAGCCTGTCTGGGCCTTACTGGGTTTGGCCCCATGAGGCATGAGGCTTTCTCCCTTGGGGCTCAGAGCACAGTTCTACCTCCAAAAGCAGATATCCTGCCATTGTACCAGCAACCAAACCACATTCCTGCCTTAAACCACCACAGTAGCCTCCTCCCAAGAGCTGGATTGTGTCTTGGCAGGTGTGAAGTGACCTGTTCTCCTGAACCATGAGAGTGACCATCCCAAAGTCCAGAGACCAATGCCTGGACTATGCATTCCTTGCTCTCAGGTTCAGGTTCTATTCACTCTGTGTTTGCCGCAATCCAGGAAAGAAATAGCTAATTGTTTTTAGCTCtaactttttcatttgtctgAAGACTGTCACCCTTGTCCTACATCTCTGGTCCCCACAGAACCACGAACCATGAACCTGCAGCTTTAGGGGACAATTGTCTTTGTGTCCCCATTGACATAGGGAAGAAGACACAGAAATCATGTAATTGTTAGAGTTGGAAGGAACTCTGGAGGTCATCTATTCCAGCACCCCTGCTGAGGCAGGGTCACTAGAGCAGCTTACACAGGAATGTATCCAGGTGAGTTTTGAGaatctccagagagggagactccacaacctgcctgggcagcctgttccagtgtttttcCACCCTCaatgtaaagaatttcttcctcatgttgaggtggaACTTTTTGTGGTGTGgtttatggccattgctccGTGTCCcgtcactgggcaccactgaaaagagcctggaaCCATGCCCTTGGCACCTGCCTTTGAGACCTTTATATGCATAGATGAGAtccctctcagtcttctccagaTTGAACAGGCCTGGCTCTTACATAAGAGATGTATGTCTCCTCATAAGAGATGCTCCAAATCCCTCATCATCATTGTGGCCCTCCACTAAACACTCTGCAGTAGCT
This portion of the Hirundo rustica isolate bHirRus1 chromosome 8, bHirRus1.pri.v3, whole genome shotgun sequence genome encodes:
- the SFXN2 gene encoding sideroflexin-2 isoform X1, which codes for MATVSLGFNIDSPRWDQSTFVGRLKHFLNITDPRTVLVPEEELDRAKALVEGCRAGLVPPGSSQEQLLYAKKLYDSAFHPDSGEKMNFIGRMSFQVPGGMAITGCMLQFYRTVPAVVFWQWVNQSFNAFVNYTNRNAASPISLRQIGVAYVTATGAALATAVGLNLYTKRASPLVARWVPFAAVAAANCVNIPMMRQQEIINGITVTDENNNELGRSRRAAVKGIAQVVLSRITMAAPGMIILPIIMERLEKFPFMQRIRVLHGPLQVLLCGGFLLFMVPAACALFPQRCSLALADLEVELRDSIMAKHGDKVPYVYFNKGL
- the SFXN2 gene encoding sideroflexin-2 isoform X2, whose protein sequence is MATVSLGFNIDSPRWDQSTFVGRLKHFLNITDPRTVLVPEEELDRAKALVEGCRTVPAVVFWQWVNQSFNAFVNYTNRNAASPISLRQIGVAYVTATGAALATAVGLNLYTKRASPLVARWVPFAAVAAANCVNIPMMRQQEIINGITVTDENNNELGRSRRAAVKGIAQVVLSRITMAAPGMIILPIIMERLEKFPFMQRIRVLHGPLQVLLCGGFLLFMVPAACALFPQRCSLALADLEVELRDSIMAKHGDKVPYVYFNKGL